One window of Sphingobium sp. HWE2-09 genomic DNA carries:
- a CDS encoding glycosyltransferase family 2 protein: MSQPTLAILIVNWNVRDLLRDCLAAIAASTGLPDESVETIVIDNASADGSAAMVRTQFPWVRLIESGANHGFAKGCQIGYELTDAPFVMLLNPDTVVDPDAIASLLAQIEGDPRIGILGSRLRNSDGSFQRASGGAFPTLTNLAWNYLFLGAILPRHWAPPAVYLADDPPGVRPIDWVSGASLTFRRAAVGPTIFHPAYFMFGEDMELCHRVAQAGWRIRYSARQSITHHHGASFARQSSMEVLASVYKGPRVFFRQGRGPIARIAYDAILFTGYASRWLLFSLLGRLRPDRDYRAMARFSRRYLGVMAATIFTRTSTMQGQEQQS, encoded by the coding sequence TGCCCGACGAGAGCGTCGAAACGATCGTCATCGACAATGCATCTGCCGACGGCAGCGCCGCGATGGTCCGCACTCAATTTCCCTGGGTCCGGCTGATCGAAAGCGGCGCCAACCACGGCTTCGCCAAAGGATGTCAGATCGGTTATGAATTGACCGACGCGCCCTTCGTCATGCTGCTCAATCCCGATACGGTGGTCGATCCCGATGCCATCGCCTCCTTGCTCGCGCAGATCGAAGGCGACCCCCGCATCGGCATCCTCGGCTCCCGCCTGCGCAATAGCGACGGCAGTTTCCAGCGCGCATCGGGCGGCGCTTTCCCCACGCTCACCAACCTCGCCTGGAACTATCTGTTCCTGGGCGCCATCCTCCCGCGCCACTGGGCGCCGCCTGCCGTCTATCTGGCCGACGATCCGCCCGGCGTCCGCCCAATCGACTGGGTATCGGGCGCCTCGCTCACCTTCCGCCGCGCCGCCGTCGGCCCCACCATCTTCCACCCCGCCTATTTCATGTTCGGCGAGGATATGGAGCTATGCCATCGCGTCGCGCAGGCTGGCTGGCGCATCCGCTATTCCGCGCGCCAGAGCATCACCCATCATCATGGCGCCAGCTTCGCGCGCCAATCCTCGATGGAAGTGCTGGCCAGCGTCTATAAGGGGCCACGCGTCTTCTTCCGTCAGGGGCGCGGCCCCATCGCGCGGATCGCCTACGACGCCATCCTCTTCACCGGCTACGCCAGCCGCTGGCTGCTCTTCAGCCTGCTCGGTCGGCTGCGCCCCGACCGCGACTATCGCGCGATGGCGCGGTTCAGCCGCCGCTATCTGGGCGTGATGGCGGCCACCATCTTCACGCGCACATCCACCATGCAGGGACAGGAGCAACAGTCATGA